In one Meles meles chromosome 17, mMelMel3.1 paternal haplotype, whole genome shotgun sequence genomic region, the following are encoded:
- the LOC123927939 gene encoding heterogeneous nuclear ribonucleoprotein D-like codes for MEDMNEYSNIEEFAEGSKINASKNQQDDGKMFIGGLSWDTGKKDLTEYLSRFGEVVDCTIKTDPVTGRLRGFGFVLFKDAASVDKVLELKEHKLDGKLIDPKRAKAFLKGKEPPKKVFVGGLSPDTSEEQIKEYFGAFGEIENIELPMDTKTNERRGFCFITYTDEEPVKKLLESRYHQIGSGKCEIKVAQPKEVYRQQQQQQKGGRGAAAGGRGGTRGGGRGQGQNWNQGFNNYYDQGYGNYNSAYGGDQNYNGYGGYDYTGYNYGNYGYGQGSADYSGQQSTYGKASRRGGNHQNNYQPY; via the coding sequence ATGGAGGACATGAACGAGTACAGCAACATAGAGGAGTTCGCAGAGGGATCCAAGATCAACGCGAGCAAGAACCAGCAGGATGACGGTAAAATGTTTATTGGAGGCTTGAGCTGGGATACGGGCAAGAAAGACCTGACTGAGTACTTGTCCCGGTTTGGGGAAGTGGTGGACTGTACGATTAAGACAGACCCGGTGACCGGAAGATTGAGAGGATTCGGATTTGTGCTTTTCAAAGACGCTGCTAGTGTTGACAAGGTTTTGGAACTGAAAGAGCACAAACTGGATGGCAAATTGATAGACCCCAAAAGGGCCAAagcttttttaaaagggaaagaacCGCCCAAAAAGGTTTTCGTGGGTGGATTGAGCCCAGATACTTCTGAAGaacaaattaaagaatattttggaGCCTTTGGAGAGATTGAAAATATTGAACTTCCCATGGATACAAAAACAAACGAAAGAagaggattttgttttattaCGTATACAGATGAAGAGCCAGTAAAGAAATTGTTAGAAAGCAGATATCATCAAATCGGTTCTGGGAAGTGTGAAATCAAAGTTGCACAACCCAAAGAGGTATAcaggcagcaacagcagcagcagaaaggaggaagaggcgCCGCAGCTGGTGGACGAGGCGGCACTAGGGGTGGTGGACGAGGGCAGGGCCAAAACTGGAACCAAGGATTTAATAACTATTATGATCAAGGATATGGAAATTACAATAGTGCCTATGGTGGTGATCAAAACTATAATGGCTATGGCGGCTATGATTATACTGGGTATAACTATGGGAACTATGGATATGGACAGGGGTCTGCAGACTACAGTGGCCAACAGAGCACTTACGGCAAGGCATCTCGACGGGGTGGCAATCACCAAAACAATTACCAGCCATACTAA